Within Saccharomonospora cyanea NA-134, the genomic segment TTCCGGTCGGAGAACCGTTCCACCAGTGTCGAGGCCAGGCGCTGGGCCGCCCCGGCTCTCTGGAGGACTTCACCGAAGACCGACCCGAGTCCGATGACGAGGGCGACCTGGCCGAGGCCACCACCCATCTCGTCGACGATCAGATCGACCAGTTCGAGGGCGTCGACGCCGGTCGCCAGGCCGAACCCGATGCTCACCATGAGCAGCGCGACGAACGCCTGGAGCTTGACCCAGATCACCAGCACGAGCAGCAGAGCAACCGCGAGGACGGCGGCGAGGAGTGTCCACGTGGTCGTTGTCATGGCATCACCATTGATGTCGATGGGGAAAGGGGAAGGGGAAGGGATCGCGGGTCACCGCGCGCGGGGAACCGAACCGCGCTGCTCGCGCGCCCGCAGGAACCGGAAGTCGCAGCCGTGCTCGGCCTGGGTCACCTGCTCGACGAACAGGCGCGCGTAGCCTCGCTCGGGCGGCTCGACCGCGGCTGTGGTGCCGGAGGTGTCGGCCTGCTCGCGGCGGCGCAGCTCCTCGGGCGGGATTTCGACATCGAGGCGGCGCTCGCTGATGCTGAGCCGCACCATGTCGCCGGTCCGGACATGCTTGAGCGGTCCGCCGACCGCTGCCTCGGGGGACACGTGCAGCACGATCGTGCCCGCGGCCGTTCCGGACATGCGGCCGTCGGAGATCCTGACCATGTCCTTGACTCCGGCCCTGGCCAGCTTCTTCGGGATCGGAATGTAGCCGGCCTCGGGCATTCCCGGCGCACCCACCGGGCCGATGTTCTTCAGCACGAGCACGTCGTCGGCGGTGACGTCGAGGTCGTCGTCGTCGATGCGCCGGGCGAGGTCGGCCGAGTTCTCGAACACCACGGCCCTTCCCCGGTGCTCCAGCAGTTCGGGAGAGGCCGCCGCCTGCTTGACGATGGCACCGCCGGGTGCGAGGTTGCCGCGGAGGACGGCGATGCCACCCGAGGCGTAGACCGGGTTGTCGCGGGTCCTGATGACGTCCTGGGGGAAGTCCTCACGCCGCTCGTCGAGCTCCTCCCCCAGCGTGCGCCCGGTGACGGTGAGCGCGTCCAGGTTGAGCTGGTCGCGAAGCTCGTTCAGCAGCCGCGGAACCCCACCGGCCCGGTGCAGGTCCTCCATGTAGTGACTGCCCGCCGGCTTCAGGTTCACCAGGACCGGAGTCTCACGGCTGAGCGCGTCGAAGGTGTCGAGGTCGATGTCGAAACCCAGCCGGCCCGCGATCGCCGCCAGGTGCACGATTCCGTTCGTCGACCCGCCGAGCGCCAGTAGTACCCGCAACGCGTTCTCGAAGGCGTCCTCGGTGAGGATGCGGTCGATCGTCAGGCCTTCTGCGGCCAGCCCGACCGCGCGGCGCCCCGTCTCCTCGGCCACGCGGGCCCGGTCGGCGGTGACTGCGGGCGGGGTGGCACTGCCGGGCAGCGCGATGCCCATCGCCTCGGAAACACACGCCATCGTGCTGGCCGTGCCCATCACCGAGCACGTTCCCACACTGCCCACGAGCCGGGAGTTGACCTCGGTGATCTCGGCGTCGTCGATCTCCCCACCGCGGTAGGAACCCCAGTACGCGCGGCAGTCCGTGCACGCCCCGACCCGCCGGCCCCGGTAGCCGCCGGTGAGCATGGAGCCGGTCACGAGCTGGATGGCCGGGATCCCCGCGGACGCAGCGCCCATCAGTTGCGCGGGCACGGTCTTGTCGCAACCACCGATCAGCACCACCGCGTCGAGCGGCAACGCCTTGATCATCTCCTCGGTGTCCATCGACATGAGGTTGCGCAGGTACATGCTCGTCGGATTGGAGAAGCTCTCGTGCAACGAGATTGTCGGAAACTCGACGGGGAGCCCTCCGGCGAGCAGCACTCCACGCTTGACGGCCTCCACCAGTTGGGCCGCGTTGCCGTGGCAGGGGTTGAAGCCGCTGCCCGTGTCGACGATGCCGACCACGGTGCGGTCGAGCGCGTCGTCGGTGTAGCCGGCGCCTTTGATGAACGCCTTGCGCAGGAACAGGGAGAAGCCGGGATCGCCGTAGTTCGGCAGCCCCTTCGCCATGCCCGTGCCTGATGTGTGCCGATCCACTGTCATCCTTATTATCAATAATCTATGCGATAAAATCGGCGTCATCTAAGCACGCGTGTGACGCGCTGGGCAAGAGCCGTGCCAGACTTGACAGTCAGTCAGGCAGCCGCACGACGGAGGGACAGCGCCTTGTCGCTGGTGGAACAGCTGGAAGAGGAAATCGTGCTCGGACTCCGCTACCCGAGGGAGCGGCTCGTCGAGGACGATCTGATGCGCAGCTTCTCAGCCAAGCGACACGTCGTGCGAAGCGCTCTCCAGGAACTGGAGAACAGGGGACTCGTCGAGCGCAAGCCCAACGTGGGGGCGTTCGTCAGGGCCTACACCGCCAAGGAAGTGCACGACGTGTACGCGGTGCGGGAACTGCTCGAGGTGCACTGCGCGAAGCTGATCCCGCTGCCGGTCGAGCAGTCACGTCTGGACCGGTTGACCGAGATCCAGCGGCAGCACGACAGGATGGTGGAGACGAACGACCTCCGCGGGGTCGTGAAGACCAACATGGAGTTCCACCACGAACTGTTCAGCCTGTCGGACAACACCGTGCTGGTGGACGCCATCCGCAGGCACGCACAGATGACCTACGCCATCAGGTCGGTCACCGTGACCTCACCCGAGTACCTCCACCGCAGCCAGCAGGAGCACTGGGAAATGATCCAGGCGTTGCGACGGCAGGACTCCGACGCCCTCGCCGAGACCTGCCGCGCCCACCTCCTGCCATCCCGGGACGCCTACCTGTCCCGGCTCACCTCGCTGCGCGGCCTCTGAAGAACACTGAAGAACACTGAAGAACACTGAAGAACACCGAGACGAACATCGCCCTGAAAACCGAAACGGGGCCTGCCCGGTGTCGCTGTGACTACCGGGCAGGCCCCGACTACCGCCTTCGTGGGCGCGACGTCTCAGTCGTCGTCCATGCCGGGCGCGGTCTTGGAGACCTGCATCAGGAACTCGATGTTGGTCTTCGTCTTGCGCAGCCGGTCCAGCAACAGGTCGATGGCCTGCTGCGAGTCGAGCGCGTGCAGCACCCGGTGCAGCTTGTGGGTCACCGCCAGCTCGTCGGGCGAGAGCAGCAGCTCCTCCTTGCGGGTACCCGACGGGTTGACGTCCACGGCCGGGAACACCCGACGCTCGGCGATCTTGCGGTCGAGCTTGAGCTCGGCGTTGCCGGTGCCCTTGAACTCCTCGAAGATCACCGTGTCACCCGTGGAACCCGTCTCCACCATCGCCGTGGCGAAGATGGTGAGCGAGCCGCCGCCCTCGATGTTGCGGGCCGCGCCCAGGAACCGCTTCGGCGGGAACAGCGCAGTGGAGTCGACACCACCCGACAGGATGCGCCCGGACGCCGGGGCGGCCAGGTTGTAGGCACGGCCGAGACGGGTGATCGAGTCGAGCAGCACCACGACGTCGTGCCCCATCTCGACGAGCCGCTTGGCCCGCTCGATGGACAGCTCGGCCACCGAGGTGTGATCTGACGGCGGGCGGTCGAACGTCGAGGCGATGACCTCGCCCTTCACCGACCGCTGCATGTCGGTGACCTCTTCGGGCCGTTCGTCCACCAGCACCACCATGAGGTGGCACTCCGGGTTGTTCGTCGTGATCGCGTTCGCGATGTCCTGCATGATCGTCGTCTTGCCCGCCTTCGGCGGCGACACGATCAGCGCACGCTGCCCCTTGCCGACCGGCATCACCAGGTCGATGACCCGCGTGGTGAGCTTGTTCGGCGTGGTCTCCAGCCGCAGTCGCTCGTTCGGGTACAGCGGGGTCAGCTTGTGGAACTCGGGGCGCTTCTTCGCGACCTCGGGGTCGAGCCCGTTGATCGAGTCGACACGCACCAGCGGGTTGAACTTCTGACGCTGCTGCTCGCCCTCACGCGGCTGCTTCACGACACCCGTGATGGCGTCACCACGGCGCAGGCCGTACTTGCGCACCAGCGACAACGACACGTAGACGTCGTTGGGTCCGGGCAGGTAGCCGGAGGTCCGGACGAACGCGTAGTTCTCCAGCACGTCGAGGATGCCCGCGACGGGGAGGAGGACGTCGTCCTCCCTGATCTCGGTGTCGGCACCGCCGCCACCCTCGCCCCGGCCACGGCGGCGACGGTCACGGAAGCGCCTGCTGCGGCGACCGCCCCGATCGTCGTCCTCGCCCTGGTTGTTGCCGTTCTGGCCACCGCCCGCGTTGCCGCCCTGGCCGCGCTGCTGGTTGCCGGCCTGCTTGCCGTCGGACTTGCCGTCCTGCTTGCTCTCGGGCTTGCCGGAGTCGGACTTGCCGTCCTTCTCGCCGCCGTCACGCTGGCCCGACTCGTCGTCGGAGCGCTGCGCGGCACCGCCCTCGGCCACGCCCGAGCCGCCCCGCGAGCCACGCCGACGCCTGTTCGGCCTGCTCCCGCTGTCGTCCTGGGCGTCACCGGTGGGCTTGGCGTCCTTGCCGCCGTCCTTACCGTCACCGGAGTCCTTGCCGGTGTTGCCTGTGTCGGCGTCGCTCCCAGCAGCCTGCTCGGACGGACCCCCGTCCTGACCGGCGCCTCCGCGCTTGGCCGACCGCTTCTCCTTGGCGTCACCGGCGTCACCGGCCGTGTCGGCCTGGCCCACTCCGTCGAGAGGCAGGGTCGCCTCCTTGGCGGCCTCGGGAGCCGCAGCGGTGTCCTTGGCCGTCGACCTCGTGCGCTTCGTCTTGCCCTGGCGCTCGCGAATGGCCGCGATCAGATCGCCCTTGCGCATGCCCGTGGTGTCGCCGATGCCCAACTCGGTGGCGAGTGCACGGAGTTCGGCGATCACCATGCCCGACAGGCCGCCGGGACGCCGCTTCGGGGCCGATCCCGCGCCGTTGGACTGCGGCGTCCGCTCACCCGAGTCGGACGATGCAGATGGGGCTGCCTGGGTCTCGTCGCCGCTCAACAGATCGGTGTTGCTCACACATGTCCTTCCTGACCGGTCAACGCTCCATGCGCGGACCAGCGGACCACCGCCCGCGTCCGAATTGCGAGACGGCGTACTGGGATCCCTGTGCGGTCGGTTCGTCGCCGAGCATGCGAGACACAGCGAGAACCGCCGGCAAGAGATCAATCGATCACCGTGTTTACCCGAAACCCCGTCGAGAACCAACGGAAAAGATCCGATCCGGAAGAGGCTCCGGAACCAGCACCGGGTGCGGAAACCGCACGGTGACCGAACGCCTCCGAGGGTAGACCGCCCAGGCACGCGGTGCAACAACCACCCCCCACATGGCGCCGCCCTTTTCCGATCATCTTCCGATCATCGGAGGGAGTCGCCACGGGGCCGTCCCGGCGCCGTCACGGAGTCCGCTCCGAGGCGGACTCCGACCGGATCGATGGGTAACTCCATGACCTCGAATCCCGTAACGTCCACGCCTTCCGGAAGTATTCCCGTGGTGGTCAACGCGAGCACGGTGGGTCCTGCGCCCGAGATCACAGCGGCGACCCCCCGCGACCGCAGGGCCCGCATCAGCCGCACCGAAGCCGGATACGCGGGCTCACGGTACTCCTGGTGCAGCCGGTCCTCCGTCGCCGCGAACAGCAGGTCCGGTCGCGTCGTCACGGCGTGCACGGCCAACGCGCTACGGCTCGCCGTGAACGCGGCGTCGCCGTGCGGAACGTAGTCGGGCAGCAGTCCCCGCGTCTGGTCCGTGGCCGACCGCTCGTCGGGCACGGCCACCACCGGCCTGATCGCGGAGTGCGGCGAAAGCCGCTCCGCGTGGAACGTCGCACCCGACTGCCACGCCACCACGAACCCGCCCAGCAGGCTCGCCGCGGCGTTGTCGGCGTGGCCCTCGAACTCCGAGGCGAGTTGCAGCGCGCCCTCGTCGATGTCCTTGCCCGCCAACGCGTATCCCGCCGCGACCCCCGCGACGACCGCCGCGGCCGACGAGCCGAGTCCCCGCGCGTGCGGGATGGCGTTGTGACACCGCAGCGCCACACCGGGCACCGCCACGTCCAGATGACGACAGGCACGTCGCAGCGCGCGCACCACGAGGTGGGACTCGTCGGTGGGCACGCCGGACATGTCCCCCGCTCCGGCGTCGATCACCTCGACGCTGAGGCCGGACCCGGTCACCTCGACCTCGACGACGTCGTGCAGTGCCAACGCCAGGCCGAACGTGTCGAACCCCGGACCGAGGTTCGCCGTCGACGCCGGGACGGTGATCGTGTACTTCACGCCAACACTCGTTTCCCGGCGGCGGCTACAGCTGTAGCGCCGCCGCGACGGCCCGCGGATCGACCGCGAGCGGCTCGACCTCCACGTTGCCCTCCAGGGCTGTCGCGGGGTCCTTGAGACCATGGCCTGTGACCGTGCACACCACCGTCGAGCCCTTCGGCAGCCGCCCGTCGGCCGCCGTCAGCAGCAACCCGGCGACGCTCGTCGCCGACGCGGGCTCCACGAACACGCCCTCGCGCCGGGCCAGAAGCCGGTAGGCGTCCAGGATGCGTTCGTCGGTCACGGCCTCGAAAAGCCCGCCGCTGGCGGTCTTCGCCTTCACCGCCGACTCCCACGACGCCGGGCTACCCACGCGGATCGCCGTCGCCACCGTCTCCGGCTCCTTCACCGGCTCGCCCTTCACCAGCGGAGCGGCGCCCGCGGCCTGGAAGCCGAACATCCGGGGCACGGTGCTGACGACATCGTCGGCGGCGTACTCGGTGTAGC encodes:
- the rho gene encoding transcription termination factor Rho gives rise to the protein MSNTDLLSGDETQAAPSASSDSGERTPQSNGAGSAPKRRPGGLSGMVIAELRALATELGIGDTTGMRKGDLIAAIRERQGKTKRTRSTAKDTAAAPEAAKEATLPLDGVGQADTAGDAGDAKEKRSAKRGGAGQDGGPSEQAAGSDADTGNTGKDSGDGKDGGKDAKPTGDAQDDSGSRPNRRRRGSRGGSGVAEGGAAQRSDDESGQRDGGEKDGKSDSGKPESKQDGKSDGKQAGNQQRGQGGNAGGGQNGNNQGEDDDRGGRRSRRFRDRRRRGRGEGGGGADTEIREDDVLLPVAGILDVLENYAFVRTSGYLPGPNDVYVSLSLVRKYGLRRGDAITGVVKQPREGEQQRQKFNPLVRVDSINGLDPEVAKKRPEFHKLTPLYPNERLRLETTPNKLTTRVIDLVMPVGKGQRALIVSPPKAGKTTIMQDIANAITTNNPECHLMVVLVDERPEEVTDMQRSVKGEVIASTFDRPPSDHTSVAELSIERAKRLVEMGHDVVVLLDSITRLGRAYNLAAPASGRILSGGVDSTALFPPKRFLGAARNIEGGGSLTIFATAMVETGSTGDTVIFEEFKGTGNAELKLDRKIAERRVFPAVDVNPSGTRKEELLLSPDELAVTHKLHRVLHALDSQQAIDLLLDRLRKTKTNIEFLMQVSKTAPGMDDD
- a CDS encoding GntR family transcriptional regulator; this encodes MEQLEEEIVLGLRYPRERLVEDDLMRSFSAKRHVVRSALQELENRGLVERKPNVGAFVRAYTAKEVHDVYAVRELLEVHCAKLIPLPVEQSRLDRLTEIQRQHDRMVETNDLRGVVKTNMEFHHELFSLSDNTVLVDAIRRHAQMTYAIRSVTVTSPEYLHRSQQEHWEMIQALRRQDSDALAETCRAHLLPSRDAYLSRLTSLRGL
- a CDS encoding IlvD/Edd family dehydratase, coding for MAKGLPNYGDPGFSLFLRKAFIKGAGYTDDALDRTVVGIVDTGSGFNPCHGNAAQLVEAVKRGVLLAGGLPVEFPTISLHESFSNPTSMYLRNLMSMDTEEMIKALPLDAVVLIGGCDKTVPAQLMGAASAGIPAIQLVTGSMLTGGYRGRRVGACTDCRAYWGSYRGGEIDDAEITEVNSRLVGSVGTCSVMGTASTMACVSEAMGIALPGSATPPAVTADRARVAEETGRRAVGLAAEGLTIDRILTEDAFENALRVLLALGGSTNGIVHLAAIAGRLGFDIDLDTFDALSRETPVLVNLKPAGSHYMEDLHRAGGVPRLLNELRDQLNLDALTVTGRTLGEELDERREDFPQDVIRTRDNPVYASGGIAVLRGNLAPGGAIVKQAAASPELLEHRGRAVVFENSADLARRIDDDDLDVTADDVLVLKNIGPVGAPGMPEAGYIPIPKKLARAGVKDMVRISDGRMSGTAAGTIVLHVSPEAAVGGPLKHVRTGDMVRLSISERRLDVEIPPEELRRREQADTSGTTAAVEPPERGYARLFVEQVTQAEHGCDFRFLRAREQRGSVPRAR
- the thrB gene encoding homoserine kinase is translated as MKYTITVPASTANLGPGFDTFGLALALHDVVEVEVTGSGLSVEVIDAGAGDMSGVPTDESHLVVRALRRACRHLDVAVPGVALRCHNAIPHARGLGSSAAAVVAGVAAGYALAGKDIDEGALQLASEFEGHADNAAASLLGGFVVAWQSGATFHAERLSPHSAIRPVVAVPDERSATDQTRGLLPDYVPHGDAAFTASRSALAVHAVTTRPDLLFAATEDRLHQEYREPAYPASVRLMRALRSRGVAAVISGAGPTVLALTTTGILPEGVDVTGFEVMELPIDPVGVRLGADSVTAPGRPRGDSLR